One part of the Streptomyces ferrugineus genome encodes these proteins:
- a CDS encoding dihydrodipicolinate synthase family protein: MMIPTPLTGVVPPVCTPLTPDREVDVPSLRRLIDHLMEGGVHGLFVLGSTSEVAYLTDRQRRLVVETAVRHVAGRLPVLAGVIDMTTPRVLDHVREVTEAGADAVVATAPFYARTHPAEIARHYRLIAAASPVPVVAYDLPSSVHTKLPAQVVLDLAAEGALAGLKDSSGDLAAFREVAVGVRNRPELTGFSVLTGSELIVDAALAVGADGAVPGLANVDPAGYVRLVHLHRSGDLESARAEQERLCALFGMVTVGDPGRMGGSSSALGAFKAALCLRGVIDCPATAEPQVPLSPEEVERVGKFLAGAGLL; the protein is encoded by the coding sequence ATCATGATCCCCACCCCGCTCACCGGTGTCGTCCCACCCGTCTGCACGCCCCTGACACCGGACCGCGAGGTGGACGTCCCGTCGCTGCGCAGGCTGATCGACCATCTGATGGAGGGCGGGGTGCACGGACTGTTCGTGCTCGGCTCGACGTCGGAGGTGGCGTATCTGACGGACCGGCAGCGGCGGCTGGTGGTGGAGACGGCGGTACGGCATGTGGCCGGCCGGCTGCCCGTGCTGGCGGGCGTGATCGACATGACGACGCCGAGGGTCCTGGACCACGTACGGGAGGTCACGGAGGCGGGCGCGGACGCGGTCGTCGCCACCGCCCCCTTCTACGCCCGCACCCACCCCGCCGAGATCGCCCGCCACTACCGTCTGATCGCGGCGGCGTCCCCGGTGCCGGTCGTGGCGTACGACCTCCCGTCCTCCGTCCACACCAAACTCCCCGCCCAGGTGGTCCTCGACCTCGCCGCCGAGGGCGCGCTGGCGGGTCTGAAGGACTCCAGCGGTGACCTCGCCGCCTTCCGCGAGGTCGCCGTGGGCGTCCGCAACCGGCCCGAGCTCACGGGCTTCAGCGTGCTGACCGGCTCCGAGCTCATCGTCGACGCGGCGCTCGCGGTCGGCGCGGACGGGGCGGTGCCGGGGCTCGCCAACGTCGACCCAGCGGGGTACGTCCGCCTCGTCCACCTGCACCGCTCCGGGGACCTGGAGTCGGCTCGCGCGGAGCAGGAGCGCCTGTGTGCCCTGTTCGGCATGGTGACGGTGGGGGATCCCGGGCGGATGGGGGGCAGTTCGTCGGCGCTGGGGGCGTTCAAGGCGGCGCTGTGTCTGCGGGGGGTGATCGACTGTCCGGCGACGGCGGAGCCTCAGGTGCCGTTGTCGCCGGAGGAGGTGGAGCGGGTGGGGAAGTTCCTGGCCGGGGCGGGACTGCTGTGA
- a CDS encoding oligopeptide/dipeptide ABC transporter ATP-binding protein, translating into MNALVEVSDAHVVHKARSGGLFTRDKVYALTGADLVIAPGETVGVVGESGCGKSTLAKVLVGVQRPTSGTVALRGRDLWTMSAAERRTTVGAGTGMIFQDPSTALNRRLPVRQILRDPLDVHERGTKREREDRVRELMSLVGLPRALTDALPGQLSGGQRQRVAIARALALDPDLVVADEPTSALDVSVRAQILNLLLDLKERLGLALVFVSHDIQTVRRMSDRVITMYLGRIVEEAPAADVTDGSRHPYTRALFSATPGLLDPIDPIPLVGPVPSATRPPSGCPFRTRCWKADGVCAELMPDFSAASGAGHRYRCHHPVEEGEATRDLVRQSHSSREP; encoded by the coding sequence GTGAACGCGCTGGTGGAAGTGTCCGACGCGCACGTCGTGCACAAGGCGCGCAGCGGCGGCCTGTTCACCCGGGACAAGGTGTACGCCCTGACCGGCGCCGATCTCGTCATCGCGCCCGGCGAGACGGTGGGCGTGGTCGGCGAGTCCGGGTGCGGGAAGTCGACGCTGGCGAAGGTGCTGGTCGGGGTGCAGCGGCCGACGTCCGGGACGGTGGCCCTGCGGGGGCGGGACCTGTGGACCATGAGCGCGGCCGAGCGCAGGACGACGGTGGGCGCCGGCACCGGCATGATCTTCCAGGACCCGTCGACGGCGCTGAACCGCCGCCTGCCGGTCCGCCAGATACTGCGGGACCCGCTGGACGTGCACGAACGCGGCACCAAGCGCGAACGCGAGGACAGGGTGAGGGAGTTGATGTCCCTGGTCGGCCTTCCCCGCGCCCTGACCGACGCGTTGCCCGGCCAGCTGTCGGGCGGTCAGCGTCAGCGCGTCGCCATCGCCCGCGCACTGGCGCTGGACCCCGACCTGGTGGTGGCGGACGAGCCGACGAGCGCGCTGGACGTGTCGGTGCGCGCCCAGATCCTGAACCTCCTCCTCGATCTGAAGGAGCGGCTGGGCCTGGCCCTGGTCTTCGTCTCGCACGACATCCAGACGGTACGCCGGATGAGCGACCGCGTGATCACGATGTACCTGGGCCGGATCGTCGAGGAAGCCCCGGCGGCCGACGTCACCGACGGCTCCCGGCACCCGTACACCCGCGCCCTCTTCTCCGCGACCCCCGGCCTGCTGGACCCCATCGACCCGATCCCGCTGGTCGGCCCGGTCCCGTCGGCGACCCGACCGCCGAGCGGGTGCCCCTTCCGGACCAGGTGCTGGAAGGCGGACGGGGTATGTGCGGAGCTGATGCCGGACTTCTCGGCCGCGTCGGGCGCCGGGCACCGTTACAGGTGTCACCATCCGGTGGAGGAGGGCGAGGCGACGCGCGACCTCGTACGACAGAGCCACAGTTCCAGGGAGCCTTGA
- a CDS encoding dipeptide/oligopeptide/nickel ABC transporter permease/ATP-binding protein — protein MTFNRKRLAEALSRPGIRLRGWRKLPTLSKVAVCFLAVVVLMALFAPVLAPHDPLDQQPPVDGTGHPSAEHWMGQDSLGRDILSRLMYGARWSLAIGLGATGLALVVGALIGALAATSRKAVDETLMRCLDIVMAFPGIALAAVLVAVFGGGITVLICAIAFLFTPPVARVVRANVLDQYGEDYVTAERVIGARTPHIVLRHVAINCAAPVLVFCTVQVAEAIVFEASLSFIGAGVRPPDPSWGSVIADGKNMVLTGGWWATVFPGLLMLVTVLSLNILSEGVSDAWAAPSAREVDVKDQHDRLEAPEPGSGEVLQLPGLTEAAARLRSRARPLPGGRQPVLAVENLAIGFESRHAGVDIVDGISFEMQPGEVLGLVGESGCGKSLTALAVMGLEPKGARVRGHVRFNQRQLVGEPMRLRRKLLGHEMAMIYQDALSSLNPAMTIRSQLKQVVRRGGRRTPHELLTMVGLDPERTLRSYPHELSGGQRQRVLIAMALSRDPKLIVADEPTTALDVTVQAQIIELLLRLREELGFALILVSHDLALIADVTDRVAVMYGGQIVETGVTADLVESPAHHYTRGLLGSVLSLESAQERMTQIKGVVPSPADFPAGCRFADRCPLASEVCRTTAPVLAGTPTHTAACHHPAIVLAPTDRSESGVVN, from the coding sequence GTGACGTTCAACCGCAAGCGCCTGGCCGAGGCGCTGTCCCGGCCCGGCATCCGCCTGCGCGGCTGGCGCAAGCTGCCGACGCTGTCGAAGGTGGCCGTCTGCTTCCTGGCCGTCGTGGTCCTGATGGCCCTGTTCGCCCCGGTCCTCGCCCCGCACGACCCGCTCGACCAGCAGCCGCCCGTGGACGGCACCGGACATCCGTCCGCCGAGCACTGGATGGGCCAGGACAGCCTCGGCCGGGACATCCTCAGCCGGCTGATGTACGGCGCCCGCTGGTCGCTGGCCATCGGCCTCGGCGCGACCGGTCTCGCGCTCGTCGTCGGCGCCCTGATCGGCGCCCTCGCGGCGACCTCGCGCAAGGCGGTCGACGAGACGCTGATGCGCTGCCTGGACATCGTGATGGCGTTCCCGGGCATCGCGCTGGCCGCCGTGCTCGTGGCGGTCTTCGGCGGCGGCATCACGGTCCTGATCTGCGCGATCGCGTTCCTGTTCACACCGCCGGTGGCACGGGTCGTACGGGCCAACGTCCTCGATCAGTACGGCGAGGACTACGTCACGGCGGAACGGGTCATCGGCGCTCGGACCCCTCATATCGTGCTGAGGCACGTGGCCATCAACTGCGCGGCGCCGGTGCTGGTGTTCTGCACGGTCCAGGTGGCGGAGGCGATCGTCTTCGAGGCGTCGCTGTCCTTCATCGGCGCCGGCGTCCGGCCGCCCGACCCCTCCTGGGGCAGTGTCATCGCCGACGGCAAGAACATGGTGCTGACCGGGGGCTGGTGGGCGACGGTCTTCCCCGGCCTGCTGATGCTGGTGACCGTGCTGTCCCTGAACATCCTCTCCGAGGGCGTGTCGGACGCGTGGGCGGCACCGTCGGCGCGCGAGGTCGACGTCAAGGACCAGCACGACCGTCTGGAGGCCCCCGAGCCGGGCAGCGGCGAGGTGCTGCAGCTCCCGGGCCTGACGGAGGCGGCGGCGCGGCTGCGGTCGAGGGCCCGGCCGCTCCCGGGGGGACGGCAGCCGGTGCTGGCCGTGGAGAACCTGGCGATCGGGTTCGAGAGCCGTCATGCCGGCGTGGACATCGTCGACGGCATCAGCTTCGAGATGCAGCCCGGTGAGGTCCTCGGCCTGGTCGGCGAGTCGGGCTGCGGCAAGTCGCTGACCGCGCTCGCGGTGATGGGCCTGGAGCCGAAGGGCGCCCGGGTGCGCGGCCATGTCCGCTTCAACCAGCGGCAGTTGGTGGGTGAGCCGATGCGGCTGCGCCGCAAGCTGCTGGGCCACGAGATGGCGATGATCTACCAGGACGCCCTGTCGTCCCTGAACCCGGCGATGACGATCCGCTCACAGCTCAAGCAGGTCGTACGCCGCGGCGGCCGCCGTACCCCGCACGAACTGCTGACGATGGTCGGCCTCGACCCCGAACGCACCCTGCGCAGCTACCCGCACGAGCTCTCCGGCGGCCAGCGCCAGCGCGTCCTGATCGCCATGGCCCTGTCCCGCGACCCGAAGCTGATCGTCGCCGACGAGCCGACGACCGCGCTGGACGTCACCGTGCAGGCGCAGATCATAGAGCTGCTGCTCAGGCTGCGGGAGGAGCTGGGCTTCGCCCTGATCCTGGTCTCGCACGACCTCGCGCTGATCGCGGACGTCACCGACCGGGTGGCCGTGATGTACGGCGGCCAGATCGTCGAGACGGGCGTGACGGCCGACCTGGTGGAGTCGCCGGCGCACCACTACACACGCGGCCTGCTCGGCAGCGTGCTGTCGCTGGAGTCGGCGCAGGAGCGGATGACGCAGATCAAGGGCGTGGTCCCCTCCCCCGCGGACTTCCCGGCGGGCTGCCGCTTCGCGGACCGCTGCCCGCTGGCGAGCGAGGTGTGCCGGACCACGGCGCCCGTCCTGGCCGGGACACCGACCCACACGGCGGCCTGCCATCACCCGGCGATCGTCCTGGCGCCCACGGATCGCTCGGAAAGCGGGGTCGTCAATTGA